ACAAAATATTTTATTGTTACTTTGTTGGAACTTCTCATTCTTGTCTTTAGCAATTTACCGCTTACTTAAGTCAGATATTGGAGGAGGTGAATAAGTTGAAAGAGCAACTTAAAAGTGAGTATCTCAAGTTTATTATGAATCCTTGGCACTGGTTGATTATAGGTGCTCTATTACTGTGTATTCCGGCGATGGTTATTTTTTTAAATAATAAGCCAGACCAGTTGACCCTACAGTTTGTTTTGGAACAGCTACTGCAAAGTCTCTATTTAGGACAGGCAGGTTTCGTTAGTCTAGCGGTTCTATTTATAGGTCAAGAATTTACAGGTTCTAGCCTTCGTACCAGTTTTCTTACATGTCCAAACCGTTTGAAATTTATAATATCTAAACTAGCTATTCTATTATGTATGGAAATTGTATTATTGGTCGCTGTAATATCATTATGTATACTAATCGCCCAAGGATACTACAATATTAATCTTTTGAGTAATATTAAACATGTTCTAACAATCCTATTTCCAGCTTGTATTTCTATTCTAACCTTCGCTCTTTTAAGTGGTATTTTTGTATTTATTTCCCAGTCTTTTATCTTAATTTTGGGAATCAGTTTATCCCTTTTATTGGGGTTGGGACAAATGTTATTACAATTCAGTTCTTTTTTTAGAAATTTACCATTACTGGCTAGTATGAATTGTTTTTATACCTATCCATTGTCTCTTTATTATCCAGTGTGGCAAGGCTTAGGGATACAAATAGTTTGGTTATTAATTGTTTTTCTATTTGCTACATTGATACTTATAGGAAAAAATGTACGCTAAAGACAGGGGATATCCTGTCTTTTTCTCAGTTAGTGCTATAATATAGTTAGGAGGGTGAGTTATGGCTTATAAAATTTTGGTTGTAGATGATGATCTTGCTATTCTTCGCCTAATAAAAAAAGTACTAGAATATGAAAAATATGAAGTAGTCATACGAAATAAGATAGAAGAGATTGATCTTTGTGATTTTACAGGCTTTGACTTGATTCTATTAGATATTATGATGCCTGTTAGTGGTTTAGAGATCTGTCAGATGATTCGCGAACAGATAACTGTTCCTATCTGTTTTATAACTGCTAAGGATATGGATGAAGATTTAGTAGCTGGAATTAATGCAGGTGCTGATGATTATATTATGAAGCCCTTTAGTATGCAAGAATTGTTAGCACGTGTTAAAATGCACTTACGTCGTGAAGAACGGATTAAAGGAAATGTTCATCAAATAAAGATTGGGAAGTTTATACTATATACGGATAGTAAGGAACTGTTTGTAAACGATGATAAGATTGCTCTGACAAGGAGGGAATTTGACATAGTGAATCTTTTGGCAAGCAACGCAAGTAAAATATATTCTATTGAGGAAATTTATAATTATCTATATCCACAAAGTTCCGAAGCTCTTTTACGTTCGGTTTCAGAGTACATTTATCAAATTCGTCAAAAGCTGAAACCTTATCAATTAAATCCAATTAAAACCTTGTACGGTGGAGGATATCAATGGGTAGAATCAAAAGTTTTAGACAATTAATTCGAGAAACCTGTTGGAGAATTATTTGGCAATTTAGTCTTGGCTTACTAATGGCCTATCTTATTCCCTTAGCTTCAGTATCTATACAAATAAATGAAGATGGGAAACCTTTAAACAATAGTGGTGTTCTATCAATCTTTTTTAATGTGTCATCATGGATATATATTTGTGTTTTATTGATTATTCTAATAAGTTATCACATTGGAAAATTGTTGAAAAAACTGAGTTATGAAATGACTTTGATTTATGAAAATAGTATATGGTTAGAGCGGGAATGTACAGAAAGATTAACGGTTAAAGAATTTCGTGAGACAGGAAATCGGATTATTGTGATGCAAGATAGAATTCGACAATTAATAGTTGATGAGAAACAGCAAAAAGAAGATTTGATGTTTCAGGTTTCAGCAGCTTCTCATGATTTAAAAACTCCCTTAACCATTATTAGGGGAAATGTAGAATTTTTGCAGGCGATAACTGAAAACGACCAATCTCAAGAATGCTTAGCAGATATAGAAAGAGCTAGTCAACAGTTACTAGATTATTTCAATCAATTGATTCACTATTCTAAAACCTATTATGATGATGAGACAGGTTGGACGGAATATTCCTCTTCAGATTTTATCAATGAATTAGAGAAAGAAGTCTCTTTTTTGATAAAAGGTCAGATGAAGTTTTCTTTTGAACAAAATGTGAAAGGAACTGAAAACTATTATATAAATCCATCTCTTCTGATTCGTGCAATACAAAATATTTTAACAAATGCTTTGGAGTATGCAGATAAACAGAATCCTAAAATTAACATTAGGGTAGAGCAAGAGGGGAAAGAATTGAAAATAAGTATATGGAATAATGGCTCTGAATTTCCAGAAGAAGTTTTAAATAATTTTGGGAAGCTCTTTTATCGTATGGATAAAGCTAGATCGGTTAAAGAGCAACATTATGGTATTGGACTTAGTTTTGTATGTAGAGTTGCAAAACTACACAAAGGCCGAGTTGAGCTTAGAAATAGAGACGAGGGAGCAGAAGTTTTAATAACTGTGAATTGTATTAAATCATAGTGATTTACTTGTTAATTTATGATTGAAT
The Streptococcus toyakuensis genome window above contains:
- a CDS encoding ABC transporter permease, with translation MKEQLKSEYLKFIMNPWHWLIIGALLLCIPAMVIFLNNKPDQLTLQFVLEQLLQSLYLGQAGFVSLAVLFIGQEFTGSSLRTSFLTCPNRLKFIISKLAILLCMEIVLLVAVISLCILIAQGYYNINLLSNIKHVLTILFPACISILTFALLSGIFVFISQSFILILGISLSLLLGLGQMLLQFSSFFRNLPLLASMNCFYTYPLSLYYPVWQGLGIQIVWLLIVFLFATLILIGKNVR
- a CDS encoding response regulator transcription factor; translated protein: MAYKILVVDDDLAILRLIKKVLEYEKYEVVIRNKIEEIDLCDFTGFDLILLDIMMPVSGLEICQMIREQITVPICFITAKDMDEDLVAGINAGADDYIMKPFSMQELLARVKMHLRREERIKGNVHQIKIGKFILYTDSKELFVNDDKIALTRREFDIVNLLASNASKIYSIEEIYNYLYPQSSEALLRSVSEYIYQIRQKLKPYQLNPIKTLYGGGYQWVESKVLDN
- a CDS encoding sensor histidine kinase, with protein sequence MGRIKSFRQLIRETCWRIIWQFSLGLLMAYLIPLASVSIQINEDGKPLNNSGVLSIFFNVSSWIYICVLLIILISYHIGKLLKKLSYEMTLIYENSIWLERECTERLTVKEFRETGNRIIVMQDRIRQLIVDEKQQKEDLMFQVSAASHDLKTPLTIIRGNVEFLQAITENDQSQECLADIERASQQLLDYFNQLIHYSKTYYDDETGWTEYSSSDFINELEKEVSFLIKGQMKFSFEQNVKGTENYYINPSLLIRAIQNILTNALEYADKQNPKINIRVEQEGKELKISIWNNGSEFPEEVLNNFGKLFYRMDKARSVKEQHYGIGLSFVCRVAKLHKGRVELRNRDEGAEVLITVNCIKS